From a region of the Methanobrevibacter sp. V74 genome:
- a CDS encoding ADP-ribosylglycohydrolase family protein, with product MKGIIGAISGDIIGSTREFKPIKTKEFNLFEKRSRFTDDTIMTLAIAKWLCDDKTSKEVLIKNLKYFGNKYPRAGYGARFNNWFAQESCEPYGSWANGSAMRVSPCAWVANSFEEAHNLAYTSAIVTHNHPEGVKGALATSDAIYLAKIGASKDEIKNHVEVRYEYDLSRSLDHIRPWYDFDVSCAGSVPEAIICFLEADSFEDAIRNAISLGGDSDTQAAIAGSIASAYWEVPKNISYKSIHRLDYFLLNVLIGFEEKFM from the coding sequence ATGAAAGGAATTATTGGAGCAATAAGTGGAGATATTATCGGTTCAACAAGAGAATTTAAACCAATAAAAACAAAAGAATTTAACCTATTTGAGAAACGATCCCGATTTACAGATGACACTATAATGACATTGGCTATTGCAAAATGGTTATGTGATGACAAAACATCTAAAGAGGTTTTAATCAAAAATCTAAAATATTTTGGAAATAAATATCCTCGCGCAGGTTATGGGGCAAGATTTAACAACTGGTTTGCTCAGGAATCCTGTGAACCATATGGTAGTTGGGCAAATGGATCTGCCATGAGAGTATCTCCTTGTGCTTGGGTAGCTAATTCCTTTGAAGAAGCTCATAATTTAGCTTATACATCAGCTATTGTTACTCATAATCATCCGGAAGGTGTAAAAGGTGCTCTTGCAACTTCAGATGCAATTTATCTTGCAAAAATAGGTGCAAGTAAAGATGAAATTAAAAATCATGTTGAAGTGAGATATGAATATGATTTATCCAGGTCGTTAGACCATATTCGTCCATGGTACGATTTTGATGTTTCATGTGCTGGAAGTGTGCCTGAAGCTATAATTTGCTTTTTAGAAGCGGATAGCTTTGAAGATGCCATTAGAAATGCCATATCTCTTGGTGGGGATTCGGATACACAAGCAGCAATAGCTGGAAGTATTGCATCAGCATATTGGGAAGTTCCTAAAAATATTTCATATAAAAGCATTCATCGCTTGGATTATTTCTTGCTAAATGTTTTAATTGGTTTTGAAGAGAAATTCATGTAA
- a CDS encoding pilus assembly protein has product MEIYMQKIGLIRPNFNPKNATLNLDIDWSVEYTDTNHEEINFDMILKSCGNLDLRFKVEGIVVLEVFEEFIHEEVSQLIFHQACNVLMDMISITRESVHILSSKKEYSKIGSEHFQNTLKN; this is encoded by the coding sequence ATGGAAATTTATATGCAAAAAATTGGATTGATTAGGCCAAATTTTAATCCTAAAAATGCAACTTTAAATTTGGATATTGACTGGTCAGTTGAATATACTGATACTAATCATGAAGAAATAAATTTTGACATGATTTTAAAATCATGTGGAAATTTAGATTTAAGATTTAAAGTTGAAGGGATCGTTGTACTAGAGGTATTTGAAGAATTTATTCATGAAGAGGTTTCTCAATTAATTTTTCATCAAGCATGTAATGTTCTTATGGATATGATTTCTATCACTCGTGAATCTGTTCATATTTTATCAAGTAAGAAAGAATATTCAAAAATAGGCAGTGAACATTTTCAAAATACTCTTAAAAACTAA
- a CDS encoding molybdopterin-dependent oxidoreductase yields MLKIKHTLCPSCSVGCGINVVLNEGEIVGTFPYKRHPINAGKNCLNGKNSIDYYLNKFKKAIVSNHETDIDTAISDVSKELNSIDSSSVTILCLGNNSVEEIEAIKNFAESKNYNIAFYADDLKDFKEVASYEEVANASSVFVIGDLLYENPLIGRRIVHAKQKGAKVYALGKSEKSVTFNIADETFNSSVQEFLNAIESKIDESSVIVFNYVDSKEDLDKLESIKCKVLPVFSNSNSKGTFDFVESKSLDEIVELLENTKALLVFDDVVDKLDYDFTRISKLISFACCENDTTKISDIVIPIKTWLEQDGSFVNAMGEVQNFSSVIESDNLSIIEIIDKLNE; encoded by the coding sequence ATGTTAAAAATAAAACATACATTGTGCCCTTCTTGTAGTGTTGGTTGTGGGATTAATGTGGTGTTAAACGAGGGAGAAATTGTTGGAACATTTCCTTATAAAAGACACCCCATTAATGCTGGAAAAAATTGTTTAAATGGAAAAAATTCAATAGATTATTATTTAAACAAATTCAAAAAAGCTATTGTATCTAATCATGAAACAGATATTGATACTGCTATATCAGATGTATCTAAAGAATTAAATTCAATTGATTCTTCTTCTGTTACAATACTTTGTTTAGGTAATAATAGTGTTGAAGAAATTGAAGCTATTAAAAATTTCGCAGAATCTAAAAATTACAATATTGCATTTTATGCTGATGATTTAAAAGATTTTAAGGAGGTTGCATCTTATGAAGAAGTTGCAAATGCCAGTAGCGTATTTGTAATTGGTGATCTTTTGTATGAAAATCCATTAATTGGAAGAAGAATAGTTCATGCGAAACAAAAGGGTGCAAAGGTTTATGCTTTAGGTAAAAGCGAAAAGTCAGTCACTTTTAATATTGCAGATGAAACATTCAATTCCTCAGTTCAAGAATTTTTAAATGCAATTGAGTCAAAAATTGATGAATCCTCTGTAATTGTATTTAATTATGTTGATTCCAAAGAAGACTTGGATAAATTGGAATCAATTAAGTGCAAAGTTTTGCCGGTATTCAGCAATTCTAACTCTAAAGGAACATTTGATTTTGTTGAATCTAAATCATTAGATGAAATTGTGGAGTTATTGGAAAATACTAAGGCATTATTAGTTTTCGATGATGTTGTTGATAAGTTGGATTATGATTTTACCAGAATATCTAAGCTCATTAGTTTTGCTTGTTGTGAAAACGACACTACAAAAATTTCAGACATTGTCATTCCTATCAAAACATGGTTGGAACAAGATGGATCTTTTGTCAATGCAATGGGTGAAGTGCAAAATTTTAGTTCTGTCATTGAATCTGATAATTTAAGTATAATTGAAATTATTGATAAATTAAATGAATAG
- a CDS encoding Coenzyme F420 hydrogenase/dehydrogenase, beta subunit C-terminal domain — translation MSYVLAKSRNDDILDAGECGGAVTSILKYLLDEGIVEGVLALSPHDDIYDAMPVYITDSKDLLKTAGSYHCAPTMVGDLVQKYLSDKKIAITVKPCDMRAIEELVMRHRIDKDNIYFIGLNCGGTVSPVSGREMIDLFYEANPDDVVSEEIDKGKFIIKLANGSEEAVKIHDLENEGYGRRGNCQRCDVKIPRKANIACGNWGAEDGWTFIEINDEKGQKLIDGTKNAGILEIKSPGDAAVEARAKVEKIMINMAKKNQQSSYPLVSEMDEWNRCIGCYACRDICPVCGCFENCELNKSYFNDEATVPPSPIAFHGVRLSHMSFSCVDCGQCDDVCPMDIPVSLIFDKLQKKYYERTGYVAGVSDEVKPPLYSPEKTEL, via the coding sequence ATGAGTTATGTTTTAGCAAAATCTCGAAATGATGACATTCTTGATGCAGGTGAATGTGGTGGGGCGGTAACAAGCATCCTTAAGTATTTGCTTGATGAAGGAATAGTTGAAGGTGTTTTAGCATTAAGTCCGCATGATGATATTTATGATGCGATGCCTGTGTATATAACTGATTCTAAAGATTTATTAAAAACAGCTGGATCTTATCACTGCGCTCCTACAATGGTGGGGGATCTTGTTCAAAAATATTTATCTGATAAAAAAATTGCAATTACAGTTAAACCATGTGATATGAGAGCTATTGAGGAACTTGTTATGCGACATAGAATTGATAAGGATAATATATATTTCATAGGTTTAAACTGTGGCGGAACTGTTTCACCGGTTAGTGGTAGAGAAATGATTGATTTATTCTATGAAGCTAATCCTGATGATGTTGTTAGTGAAGAAATCGATAAGGGCAAGTTTATCATCAAATTAGCTAATGGATCTGAAGAAGCAGTAAAAATCCATGACCTTGAAAATGAGGGTTATGGCCGTCGTGGTAATTGTCAAAGATGTGATGTAAAAATCCCAAGAAAAGCAAATATTGCCTGTGGAAATTGGGGTGCAGAAGATGGATGGACATTCATTGAAATTAATGATGAAAAAGGTCAGAAATTAATCGATGGTACTAAAAACGCAGGCATTCTTGAAATAAAATCACCTGGTGACGCTGCTGTGGAAGCAAGAGCAAAAGTTGAAAAAATCATGATTAACATGGCTAAAAAGAATCAACAATCCTCTTATCCGTTAGTCAGTGAAATGGATGAATGGAATCGTTGTATTGGATGTTATGCTTGTCGTGATATCTGTCCAGTCTGTGGTTGTTTTGAAAATTGTGAATTAAACAAGTCTTACTTTAATGATGAGGCAACTGTTCCTCCAAGTCCGATAGCATTTCATGGTGTCAGATTATCTCACATGAGTTTCAGTTGTGTTGATTGCGGTCAATGTGACGATGTATGTCCGATGGATATTCCGGTTTCATTGATTTTTGATAAATTGCAGAAAAAATACTATGAAAGAACTGGTTATGTTGCTGGAGTTTCTGATGAGGTTAAACCTCCATTATACAGTCCAGAAAAAACAGAATTATAA
- a CDS encoding hydrogenase iron-sulfur subunit translates to MSDDLKIVGLLCNWCCYGGADTAGTARMQYSPNIRIIRVMCSGRINPSMIFKAFKEGADGVFVGGCHIGDCHYDAGNYKWSRRSKIVEDILEEFGIEKERFRHEWISASEGEKFQTTMEEFHKTLSKLGPLELE, encoded by the coding sequence ATGTCTGATGATTTAAAAATCGTAGGTTTATTATGTAATTGGTGTTGTTATGGCGGTGCAGATACTGCAGGTACTGCTCGTATGCAATATTCGCCAAACATTAGGATTATTCGTGTAATGTGTTCTGGGAGAATAAATCCTTCAATGATTTTTAAAGCATTTAAGGAGGGTGCTGATGGAGTATTTGTAGGAGGGTGCCATATTGGTGACTGCCACTATGATGCAGGTAATTACAAATGGTCTAGGAGATCTAAAATTGTTGAAGATATTCTTGAAGAGTTTGGAATTGAAAAAGAAAGGTTCCGTCACGAATGGATTTCAGCTTCAGAAGGTGAAAAATTCCAAACAACAATGGAGGAATTTCATAAAACATTATCTAAACTAGGTCCATTAGAATTAGAATGA
- the mcrA gene encoding coenzyme-B sulfoethylthiotransferase subunit alpha, with protein sequence MENKKFLSALNQKFKGEDQESDHTSFYCFEGWKQSERKREFNDAAEKLAKERNMPFYNPDIGVPLGQRQLMAYKISGTEDYVEGDDLHFCNNAAIQQLVDDIKRTIIVGMDTAHSVLQERLGVEVTPETINEYMENINHALPGGAVVQEHMVEVHPGLAEDCYAKIFTGNDELADELDKRVLIDINKEFPEDQAEMLKRYVGNKTYQVSRVPTLVVRACDGGTVSRWSAMQIGMSFINAYKLCAGEAAIADFSYAAKHADVIGMASFLPARRARGPNEPGGVAFGTLADMVQTSRISDDPVEVTLEVIAAAAVLYDQVWLGSYMSGGVGFTQYASATYTDDILDDFAYYGKDYVDKKYGLCNASLDMETVRDIASEVTLYGLEQYEIPTLLETHFGGSQRASVISAAAGCSTAFATGNSNAGVNGWYLSMILHKEAHSRLGFYGYDLQDQAGASNSLSIRSDEGLIHELRGPNYPNYAMNVGHQPEYAGIAQAPHAARGDAFCTNPLIKIAFADPHLTFDFRHPRKEIAKGALREFMPSGEREIIIPTKG encoded by the coding sequence TTGGAGAATAAAAAGTTTTTAAGCGCATTAAACCAGAAATTTAAAGGTGAAGACCAGGAAAGTGATCACACCAGTTTCTATTGTTTTGAGGGATGGAAACAATCAGAAAGAAAAAGAGAATTTAATGATGCTGCTGAAAAATTAGCAAAAGAAAGAAACATGCCATTTTATAATCCGGACATAGGTGTGCCCTTAGGCCAAAGGCAATTAATGGCATATAAAATTTCAGGTACCGAAGATTATGTTGAAGGTGATGACCTACACTTTTGTAACAATGCAGCAATTCAGCAACTGGTTGATGACATTAAAAGAACCATCATTGTAGGAATGGATACAGCCCATTCAGTATTGCAAGAAAGATTAGGTGTAGAAGTTACTCCTGAAACAATCAATGAATACATGGAAAACATTAACCATGCACTTCCAGGAGGTGCAGTTGTTCAAGAACATATGGTTGAAGTGCACCCAGGCCTTGCTGAAGATTGCTATGCAAAAATCTTTACAGGAAACGATGAATTAGCTGACGAACTTGATAAAAGAGTTTTAATTGACATTAACAAAGAATTCCCAGAAGACCAGGCAGAAATGTTAAAAAGATATGTTGGAAATAAAACTTATCAGGTAAGTAGAGTTCCAACACTTGTTGTAAGGGCTTGTGACGGAGGTACCGTTTCCAGATGGTCAGCTATGCAAATTGGTATGAGTTTCATTAATGCGTATAAATTATGTGCAGGTGAAGCAGCTATTGCAGATTTCTCATATGCAGCAAAACATGCAGATGTAATTGGAATGGCATCATTTTTACCAGCCAGACGTGCAAGAGGCCCTAATGAACCTGGAGGTGTGGCATTTGGTACTCTAGCAGACATGGTTCAGACTTCAAGAATTTCTGATGATCCGGTTGAAGTAACTTTAGAAGTTATTGCAGCTGCTGCAGTACTATATGACCAAGTATGGCTTGGATCATATATGTCTGGAGGAGTAGGATTTACCCAATATGCAAGTGCAACATATACAGATGACATATTAGATGATTTTGCATATTACGGTAAAGATTATGTAGATAAAAAATACGGCTTATGTAATGCAAGTTTAGACATGGAAACTGTAAGAGACATTGCCAGTGAAGTGACACTTTACGGATTAGAACAATATGAAATACCAACACTTTTGGAAACACACTTTGGAGGTTCTCAAAGAGCATCTGTAATATCTGCCGCAGCAGGTTGTTCAACTGCATTTGCTACTGGAAACTCAAATGCCGGTGTGAATGGTTGGTATTTAAGTATGATTTTACATAAAGAAGCTCATTCAAGGTTAGGATTTTATGGATATGACTTACAAGACCAAGCAGGTGCTTCCAATTCATTATCAATAAGAAGTGATGAAGGTTTAATCCATGAATTAAGAGGACCGAACTATCCAAACTATGCTATGAATGTAGGTCACCAGCCTGAATATGCAGGTATTGCTCAAGCACCACACGCCGCAAGAGGAGATGCCTTCTGTACAAATCCGTTGATTAAAATTGCATTTGCAGATCCGCATTTAACCTTTGACTTTAGACATCCAAGAAAGGAAATCGCAAAGGGTGCCTTAAGAGAATTCATGCCATCCGGTGAAAGGGAAATTATTATCCCAACAAAAGGATAA
- the mcrG gene encoding coenzyme-B sulfoethylthiotransferase subunit gamma → MEYKAQYCPGETKIAENRRKHMNPEHNFKKIRQISDEGLVKILGHRNPGESYKTVHPPLAEMEDDGDIIKKIVEPTPGAKEGIRVRYIQFADSMYNAPAQPYDRARTYMWRYRGVDTGTLSGRQVIEIREQDLEKISKELVETDIFDPARCGMRGATVHGHSLRLDENGLMFDGLQRYIYNEEDGHVYYIKDQVGRPLDETIDVGAPLDEEYLKEITTIYREDNIGMRQDKEAIEVIENIHTARTEGGYGMGVFSKDLKKKLGE, encoded by the coding sequence ATGGAATATAAAGCTCAATATTGCCCAGGTGAAACAAAAATTGCTGAAAATAGGCGAAAACACATGAATCCTGAGCATAACTTTAAAAAAATTAGGCAAATATCTGATGAAGGTTTAGTTAAAATACTAGGCCATAGAAACCCCGGTGAAAGTTATAAAACCGTACATCCTCCTTTAGCAGAAATGGAAGATGATGGAGATATAATTAAAAAAATCGTTGAACCAACACCCGGAGCAAAGGAAGGGATACGTGTTAGATATATCCAATTTGCAGATTCAATGTATAATGCCCCAGCACAACCATATGATAGAGCAAGAACATACATGTGGAGATACAGAGGCGTAGATACAGGTACATTATCCGGAAGGCAAGTAATCGAAATAAGAGAACAAGATTTAGAGAAAATTTCCAAAGAACTAGTTGAAACCGATATTTTTGACCCTGCAAGATGCGGTATGAGAGGTGCAACAGTACATGGACACTCATTAAGGCTTGATGAAAACGGATTAATGTTTGATGGTCTTCAAAGATACATTTACAATGAAGAAGATGGCCATGTTTATTATATTAAAGATCAAGTTGGACGTCCTTTAGATGAAACAATAGATGTAGGTGCCCCTTTAGATGAGGAATATTTAAAAGAAATCACCACCATCTACAGAGAAGACAACATTGGTATGAGACAAGACAAAGAAGCAATTGAAGTCATTGAAAATATTCACACTGCACGTACTGAAGGGGGATATGGTATGGGAGTATTTTCTAAGGATTTGAAAAAAAAATTAGGTGAATAA
- the mcrD gene encoding methyl-coenzyme M reductase operon protein D has translation MDESKKINVIDIKITPDRYLKPDTAEKILNEIYKLEGQQRVLIHGPSIPLKVFYGPGKGHVVNHTDRKKISVHGNDVELRVMVGEIVITVDMSKFNEFMDELQLILDENVPCNYYLLVGIFTRTKSTISDYLKYGNNFESVIDDRYIGLVDSRAKTAETVKVIR, from the coding sequence ATGGATGAATCAAAAAAAATTAATGTTATTGACATTAAAATTACCCCAGATAGATATTTGAAACCGGATACTGCCGAAAAAATATTAAATGAAATTTATAAGCTCGAAGGTCAGCAAAGAGTTTTAATTCATGGCCCATCAATTCCTTTAAAAGTATTTTACGGTCCTGGAAAAGGACATGTCGTTAACCATACCGACCGCAAGAAGATAAGTGTTCATGGAAATGATGTTGAATTAAGAGTGATGGTAGGAGAAATTGTAATTACAGTAGACATGTCTAAATTTAATGAGTTTATGGATGAATTACAATTGATTTTAGATGAAAATGTTCCATGCAATTATTATTTATTAGTAGGTATTTTTACAAGGACAAAATCAACAATTTCTGACTATTTAAAATATGGAAACAATTTTGAAAGTGTTATTGATGATCGCTACATTGGTTTAGTTGATTCACGTGCAAAAACAGCAGAAACCGTGAAAGTTATTAGATAA
- the mcrB gene encoding coenzyme-B sulfoethylthiotransferase subunit beta, with translation MKIYDDNLDLYGPDGKILEESAPLESISPLKNSAIQEMIYDIKRSSAVNLAGIEKGLKTAAMGGKSTYIPGRELDLPIVENAELIASKIKKILQVNEDDDTTVNIINDGQQLLVQLPEERLKVAADYSVSTLQTGAATIQSIIDSFDINMFDASTIKTAVMGAYPRTVDLSGANISALLGPPVLLEGLGYGLRNVMANHVVAITNKQTLNAAALSSIMEQTAMFETGDATGAFERMHLLTMAYQGLNANNLVFDIVKENGKGTVGTVIRSLVGRAIEDNVIRVAKKMPSGYNIYEPQDWALWNAYAAAGLLAAVIVNVGAARAAQAVASTVLYYNDMLEYETGLPGVDYGRTEGVGVGFSFFSHSIYGGGGPGTFHGNHVVTRHAKGTAIPCASAAMCLDAGTQMFSVKRTSALIGIVYGTIDNLRNPIPNVAKVAGELKNKL, from the coding sequence ATGAAAATATATGATGACAATCTAGATTTATATGGTCCAGATGGAAAAATTTTAGAAGAATCTGCACCTCTTGAATCTATTAGTCCCCTTAAAAATTCTGCTATACAAGAGATGATTTATGATATTAAAAGATCATCTGCTGTTAATTTAGCAGGTATCGAAAAAGGTTTAAAAACAGCAGCAATGGGTGGAAAATCCACATATATTCCAGGTCGTGAATTAGACTTGCCGATTGTTGAAAATGCTGAACTTATCGCAAGTAAGATTAAGAAAATTCTTCAGGTTAATGAAGATGATGACACAACCGTCAATATTATCAACGACGGACAACAATTGCTTGTCCAACTTCCAGAAGAACGATTAAAAGTCGCGGCAGATTACTCAGTATCAACACTACAGACCGGTGCTGCAACAATTCAATCTATCATAGATAGCTTTGACATAAATATGTTTGATGCATCAACAATTAAAACCGCAGTAATGGGAGCATATCCCAGAACCGTGGATCTCTCAGGTGCAAACATCAGTGCTCTTTTAGGACCGCCAGTGCTCCTAGAAGGATTAGGATACGGTTTAAGAAATGTTATGGCAAACCATGTAGTAGCAATTACCAATAAACAGACATTAAATGCCGCAGCATTATCCTCAATTATGGAACAAACGGCAATGTTTGAAACTGGAGATGCAACAGGAGCATTTGAGAGAATGCACTTATTGACTATGGCCTATCAAGGTTTGAATGCTAATAATTTAGTTTTCGATATTGTAAAAGAAAACGGCAAAGGAACAGTTGGAACTGTAATCCGTTCATTAGTTGGAAGAGCTATTGAAGATAATGTTATTAGAGTTGCTAAAAAGATGCCTTCAGGATATAACATTTATGAACCTCAAGACTGGGCTTTATGGAATGCATATGCTGCAGCAGGATTGCTAGCGGCAGTTATTGTTAATGTAGGTGCTGCAAGAGCAGCGCAAGCAGTAGCATCAACAGTATTGTATTATAATGACATGCTAGAATATGAAACTGGACTTCCAGGCGTAGATTATGGTAGAACTGAAGGTGTTGGTGTAGGATTCAGTTTCTTTTCCCACTCAATTTATGGTGGTGGAGGACCAGGTACATTCCATGGAAACCACGTAGTAACAAGACATGCAAAAGGAACTGCAATTCCTTGTGCATCAGCAGCAATGTGTTTGGATGCAGGTACTCAGATGTTTTCAGTTAAAAGAACATCAGCATTGATTGGAATTGTATATGGTACAATAGACAATCTTAGAAATCCAATTCCGAATGTGGCTAAAGTTGCAGGAGAACTTAAAAATAAACTTTAA
- a CDS encoding putative glycoside hydrolase encodes MNNKIIFCFIILLALFSTISLTSANENVTCDNLSIIEDDMPIPLGINDTCNVNKSSTDISADNKTSYTDYSDEFKVTLTSNGSSLANKSIVVNLNNVVYNKTTDSYGQIVINFKLTTGIYNVSYSFEGDENYTSSNGTATITVYPELVTYLDVVDKDINYRQGLKSLFQLKLVDVYGNPVSSKNITIKVGGKTYIAKTDSKGIATFSLSLKKGTYVIQCCSCGNGIYLNASGTFKIFVKSKLSKGHGYWVDKWSMKKVKLKKLAKLGTKHIFLLHTVFSKYGKGTVLKWIKKAHKYGMKVHIWMAVFYKNGKFIHPVSKKGVYNYKFMNTMIKKAKYYAGLKGVDGIQFDYIRFGGNAYKYKNAVNAVNYFIKKASVSVRSINSECVMSAAVMPEPSCMKHYYAQDVPTMSKYLDVVVPMVYKGNYHAGSKWIKKTTKKFVKQSNGAKIWSGILTYKSDSNIKKLSYKALFKDAKNAMNGGASGVVLFRWGLTKFINFKKL; translated from the coding sequence ATGAACAATAAAATAATATTTTGTTTTATTATTCTTTTAGCATTATTTTCAACAATTTCGCTAACTTCTGCAAATGAAAATGTCACTTGTGATAATTTATCTATAATTGAAGATGACATGCCAATACCTTTAGGCATTAACGATACTTGTAATGTGAATAAATCATCAACCGACATTTCCGCAGATAATAAAACTTCATACACTGATTATAGTGATGAATTTAAAGTCACATTAACTTCAAATGGAAGTAGTTTGGCTAATAAATCAATTGTTGTTAATCTAAATAATGTTGTCTATAATAAAACAACAGATTCATATGGACAGATAGTTATAAATTTCAAACTTACAACTGGAATTTATAATGTGAGTTATTCCTTTGAAGGTGATGAAAATTATACTTCATCAAATGGCACGGCTACAATAACAGTTTATCCGGAGTTGGTTACTTATCTTGATGTTGTAGACAAGGATATTAATTATCGCCAGGGATTGAAATCCCTGTTTCAGCTTAAATTAGTCGATGTTTATGGAAATCCTGTTTCCTCTAAAAATATCACTATTAAAGTGGGAGGTAAAACTTACATTGCCAAAACAGATTCTAAGGGCATTGCAACATTTAGTTTAAGTCTAAAAAAAGGAACCTATGTGATTCAATGCTGTTCTTGCGGAAATGGAATTTATTTGAATGCATCAGGCACTTTTAAGATATTTGTCAAATCAAAATTATCTAAAGGACATGGATATTGGGTAGATAAATGGAGCATGAAAAAAGTCAAGCTTAAAAAACTTGCTAAACTTGGAACAAAGCACATTTTCTTACTTCACACAGTATTTTCAAAATATGGTAAGGGTACCGTTTTGAAATGGATTAAGAAAGCCCATAAATATGGAATGAAAGTTCACATATGGATGGCGGTATTTTATAAAAACGGAAAATTCATACACCCTGTAAGCAAAAAAGGTGTTTATAATTACAAATTCATGAATACAATGATTAAAAAGGCAAAATACTATGCTGGTTTGAAGGGCGTTGACGGAATACAATTTGATTATATAAGGTTTGGCGGAAATGCTTATAAATATAAGAATGCAGTTAATGCTGTTAATTATTTTATAAAAAAAGCCAGTGTTTCTGTTCGAAGCATAAACTCAGAATGTGTCATGTCTGCAGCAGTCATGCCTGAACCGTCTTGTATGAAGCATTATTATGCTCAGGATGTTCCTACAATGTCCAAGTATCTGGATGTTGTTGTCCCTATGGTTTATAAGGGAAATTACCATGCAGGTTCGAAATGGATTAAAAAAACAACTAAAAAGTTTGTAAAACAATCTAATGGGGCTAAAATTTGGTCAGGTATCTTAACTTATAAATCCGATTCCAATATCAAAAAATTATCCTATAAAGCACTATTTAAAGATGCAAAAAATGCAATGAATGGTGGCGCATCTGGTGTCGTGTTATTTAGATGGGGATTAACTAAGTTCATAAACTTTAAAAAACTATAG
- a CDS encoding helix-turn-helix domain-containing protein, with amino-acid sequence MDENINLLNKIGLTMYESQAYLALTLLISANAVEIAEKAEIPRSKIYGVLKRLAEKDFIEIESGRPLTYNVKSPVEVLTHEKERLNSEIDDGISRLTNIYENGMNQVQAPIWRIYGVDKIIAQELEIIKRAKKSINMRIGFLFEGEGEALVKALRKRSNLKINILASPTCYINNEEFDIISLFREKDIPIQKADIPFVKVIISDSREMMHTYTKFTENKLDVVPETAIGIWNKYEDIAKNYDDRFINQLKKIKNKKKS; translated from the coding sequence ATGGACGAAAATATAAATCTACTTAACAAAATCGGATTAACAATGTATGAATCACAGGCATACCTGGCATTAACATTATTAATTTCAGCAAATGCAGTTGAAATAGCTGAAAAAGCAGAAATACCACGATCAAAAATATATGGCGTTTTAAAAAGACTGGCTGAAAAAGATTTTATTGAAATAGAAAGCGGACGTCCACTGACATACAATGTTAAATCCCCTGTTGAAGTTTTAACACATGAAAAAGAAAGACTTAACAGTGAAATTGATGACGGAATAAGTAGACTAACCAATATTTATGAAAACGGCATGAATCAAGTCCAAGCCCCAATTTGGAGGATTTATGGAGTTGATAAAATTATCGCTCAAGAGTTGGAAATCATTAAAAGAGCTAAAAAATCAATTAACATGAGAATTGGGTTTTTATTTGAAGGTGAAGGGGAAGCATTAGTAAAAGCACTTCGTAAAAGGTCCAATTTGAAAATAAACATCCTAGCTTCACCAACTTGCTACATTAACAATGAAGAATTTGACATTATTTCATTATTTAGAGAAAAAGACATACCTATTCAAAAAGCAGACATCCCATTTGTTAAAGTTATCATATCTGATTCAAGAGAGATGATGCACACATATACTAAATTTACAGAAAATAAGCTTGATGTAGTTCCCGAAACAGCTATTGGAATCTGGAACAAATACGAAGATATTGCTAAAAACTATGATGACCGGTTTATAAACCAATTGAAGAAAATTAAAAATAAGAAAAAGAGTTAA